A stretch of Candidatus Dadabacteria bacterium DNA encodes these proteins:
- a CDS encoding IS200/IS605 family element transposase accessory protein TnpB, translated as MIRTYKCRAKLSRSGHETLSRVFQMCADLYNACLEERIDCYKKTGKGRSYYDQCRALTEVRADDPEYESISVQVFRGVVGRIDKAFQSFFRRVKAKEKAGFPRWQSKYRWHTIEINDQCWRMLKSEGDKTVLKIKGLPRIVVKPSRELPPNGLLKAVRITRKPLRTEVALSYKLPDVETVKGTTRPVGIDVGISKRLALSDGEKVAKREIDRKKLVRLQRSMSRKVKGSNNRRKAASLLAKEWQRVTDKERNYLHRLTAELVKMYDFIAVEKLETKNMLRNKQLAKNISEQAWGRFITLLNEKAESAGVKMVRVNPKNTSQKCSSCGATVKKNLSVRTHKCSCGLEIDRDLNAAINILHRGISIAGGNLSRMVGRMETKQGSGLVRPRTVEVTV; from the coding sequence ATGATAAGGACTTACAAATGCCGGGCCAAGCTATCTAGGTCGGGGCACGAAACGCTTTCCCGAGTATTTCAGATGTGTGCCGACCTTTACAACGCCTGCCTTGAGGAGCGGATTGACTGCTACAAGAAGACGGGCAAAGGTCGCTCATATTACGACCAGTGCAGGGCATTGACCGAGGTAAGGGCAGATGATCCTGAGTACGAGAGCATAAGCGTTCAAGTGTTCCGAGGTGTTGTGGGCAGGATAGACAAGGCATTTCAGTCGTTTTTCCGCAGGGTAAAAGCCAAGGAGAAGGCAGGATTTCCCCGCTGGCAGAGCAAGTACCGTTGGCATACTATAGAGATAAATGACCAGTGCTGGCGGATGCTAAAGAGTGAGGGCGACAAAACAGTCCTCAAGATAAAAGGACTTCCCCGTATCGTGGTGAAGCCGTCCCGGGAACTTCCTCCGAACGGTCTTCTCAAGGCAGTACGGATTACAAGGAAGCCTTTGAGAACTGAAGTGGCGTTGTCTTATAAACTGCCGGATGTTGAAACCGTGAAAGGGACAACCCGCCCCGTGGGTATAGACGTAGGCATATCGAAACGTCTTGCTCTGAGCGATGGAGAGAAGGTGGCCAAGCGGGAGATAGACAGAAAGAAACTGGTACGTCTGCAACGCTCCATGTCCCGCAAGGTGAAAGGATCGAACAACAGACGTAAAGCCGCATCCCTGCTCGCCAAAGAATGGCAAAGGGTAACGGACAAGGAAAGAAACTACCTTCACCGATTGACTGCTGAGTTGGTGAAAATGTACGACTTTATAGCAGTGGAGAAGTTAGAGACAAAAAACATGCTTCGCAACAAGCAGTTGGCAAAGAATATATCTGAGCAGGCTTGGGGCAGGTTCATTACGCTTCTTAACGAGAAGGCCGAAAGTGCTGGCGTTAAGATGGTACGTGTGAATCCCAAGAATACTTCGCAGAAATGCTCAAGCTGCGGAGCAACGGTGAAAAAGAACCTGTCTGTGCGGACGCATAAATGCTCATGCGGACTTGAGATAGACAGGGACTTAAACGCTGCGATAAATATCCTTCATCGAGGTATCTCGATTGCGGGCGGGAATCTTAGCCGCATGGTCGGAAGGATGGAAACTAAGCAAGGCAGTGGTCTTGTTCGACCAAGAACAGTAGAGGTAACTGTCTAG
- the hemL gene encoding glutamate-1-semialdehyde-2,1-aminomutase, which yields MTIIPNTRNSEKLFRRARNVLVGGVNSPVRSFAAVGGSPLFVSRAEGPYVYDADGNRFIDYVASWGPLILGHSHPSVVSAVEKRLPLGTSYGAPCELETDLAALIARSFPSIEKIRMTNSGTEATMSAIRLARAATGREYIVKFEGCYHGHSDFLLVKSGSGATTFGNPSSAGVPKSFVNRTLLARYNDIDSVAKLFAKYPKKIAGVIIEPVAGNMGVVTPGKNFLRRLRSACKRHGALLIFDEVITGFRLARGGAQSLFGVTPDITCLGKIIGGGLPVGAYGASGKIMGMVSPEGPMYQAGTLSGNPLAMAAGLATVKELNARTYRRLESLTDSLVSGIRETVAEIGIAATVNSVGSMFTVFFTGERVTDYSRALGCDTEKYARFFRNLLRNGVMFPPSQFESVFVSTAHTKKQIDQTLQAIHTSLLEISQGE from the coding sequence ATGACTATAATTCCCAACACCCGCAATTCAGAAAAGCTTTTCCGCAGGGCGAGAAACGTTCTCGTGGGCGGGGTGAACAGCCCAGTGAGATCCTTCGCGGCCGTCGGAGGTTCGCCACTTTTTGTATCGAGGGCCGAAGGTCCTTACGTGTATGACGCCGACGGCAACAGGTTCATCGACTACGTGGCCTCCTGGGGTCCTCTGATACTTGGTCACTCGCACCCTTCGGTCGTAAGCGCCGTGGAGAAAAGGCTTCCGCTTGGAACAAGTTACGGCGCCCCCTGCGAACTGGAAACGGACCTTGCCGCGCTGATAGCCAGAAGCTTCCCGTCGATTGAAAAAATCCGCATGACCAACTCCGGAACCGAGGCTACGATGAGTGCCATAAGGCTCGCAAGAGCAGCCACCGGAAGGGAGTACATAGTGAAGTTCGAGGGATGTTACCACGGGCACTCGGATTTTCTGCTCGTTAAATCCGGCTCGGGAGCCACTACTTTCGGAAATCCGAGCAGCGCCGGGGTTCCCAAATCGTTTGTGAACAGAACCCTGCTCGCGCGGTATAACGACATAGATTCCGTCGCGAAGCTTTTCGCGAAGTACCCGAAGAAAATAGCCGGGGTAATAATCGAACCCGTGGCGGGGAACATGGGAGTAGTAACCCCAGGGAAAAATTTCCTCAGGCGGCTGCGCTCGGCATGCAAAAGGCACGGAGCCCTTCTCATCTTTGACGAGGTCATAACGGGGTTTCGCCTCGCCAGGGGAGGCGCGCAGTCACTGTTCGGCGTAACCCCGGACATAACATGTCTCGGGAAAATAATAGGAGGAGGTCTTCCCGTGGGAGCATACGGGGCAAGCGGGAAAATAATGGGGATGGTTTCCCCCGAAGGCCCCATGTACCAGGCGGGAACCCTCTCGGGAAATCCGCTTGCCATGGCGGCTGGACTTGCTACCGTAAAAGAGCTTAACGCAAGAACCTACAGGCGCCTTGAGAGCCTGACCGACTCTCTTGTATCGGGAATAAGGGAGACAGTAGCGGAAATCGGTATTGCCGCCACCGTAAACTCGGTAGGTTCCATGTTCACCGTTTTTTTCACCGGAGAGAGAGTCACGGACTACTCCAGGGCCCTTGGATGCGATACCGAAAAGTACGCAAGATTCTTCAGAAACCTCCTTCGAAACGGGGTCATGTTTCCGCCGTCCCAGTTTGAAAGCGTATTCGTTTCAACCGCGCATACGAAAAAGCAGATAGATCAGACGCTTCAGGCCATACACACATCGCTTCTGGAGATTTCCCAGGGAGAGTAG